A portion of the Longimicrobium sp. genome contains these proteins:
- a CDS encoding Panacea domain-containing protein, translating into MRARYREDKATQAAARLLRHAGGRMSHLKLIKLLYLAERECLARLGSPLTYDAYASLPHGPVLSATLDRINQGQYYAGGYWDRHIAPKENHEVQLRDPEGVPGDQLSPAEEELIDAVFQRYGHLGRWELVELTHKLPEWEDPNGSALPIHPAAILRSEGYSDEEIADVLADWEEVALAQSLTS; encoded by the coding sequence ATGCGCGCCAGGTACCGCGAAGACAAGGCGACCCAGGCCGCCGCCCGCCTGCTCCGGCACGCCGGCGGCCGGATGAGCCATCTCAAGCTGATCAAGCTGCTGTACCTGGCCGAGCGGGAATGTCTGGCACGCCTGGGAAGCCCGCTGACCTACGACGCCTATGCGTCGCTCCCGCACGGCCCCGTGCTGAGCGCGACCCTGGACCGGATCAACCAGGGCCAGTACTACGCGGGCGGATACTGGGACCGGCACATCGCCCCGAAGGAGAACCACGAGGTTCAGCTGCGGGACCCGGAGGGCGTTCCCGGCGATCAGCTTTCCCCCGCGGAAGAGGAGCTGATCGACGCGGTGTTCCAGCGGTACGGCCACCTCGGGCGCTGGGAGCTGGTCGAGCTCACCCACAAGCTGCCGGAGTGGGAAGATCCCAACGGCTCCGCGCTGCCGATCCATCCCGCCGCCATCCTGCGGAGCGAGGGATATTCCGACGAGGAGATCGCGGACGTCCTGGCCGATTGGGAGGAAGTCGCGCTCGCGCAGTCGCTGACGTCCTGA
- a CDS encoding FHA domain-containing protein, protein MSSVPQAGPLALFSVAAGPRYGEQIPVPQPVVVIGRGAGCDVVVDDDSVSAQHARLEFDLGAWRITDLGSTNGTAVEGVKLAPNVPTPLPYGTTVRLGGIKFNFEEVAGADPGSARESFAAPPPPATLKEERRGFRFPVWLAVLVLLLLAVLAYVIVDLATPPPPEPVPVPAPTAPAARAP, encoded by the coding sequence ATGTCCAGCGTCCCGCAGGCCGGCCCGCTCGCGCTCTTCTCGGTGGCGGCCGGGCCGCGCTACGGCGAGCAGATCCCCGTGCCCCAGCCGGTGGTGGTGATCGGGCGGGGCGCCGGGTGCGACGTGGTGGTCGACGACGACTCGGTCTCGGCCCAGCACGCGCGGCTGGAGTTCGACCTGGGCGCCTGGCGCATCACCGACCTGGGCTCCACCAACGGCACCGCGGTCGAGGGGGTGAAGCTCGCGCCGAACGTCCCCACGCCGCTCCCCTACGGCACCACCGTGCGCCTGGGCGGCATCAAGTTCAACTTCGAGGAGGTGGCCGGGGCCGACCCGGGCTCCGCCCGCGAGAGCTTCGCCGCCCCGCCGCCGCCCGCCACGCTGAAGGAGGAGCGGCGCGGCTTCCGCTTCCCCGTATGGCTGGCGGTGCTGGTGCTCCTGCTGCTGGCCGTGCTGGCGTACGTGATCGTGGACCTGGCCACCCCGCCGCCGCCCGAGCCCGTGCCGGTGCCGGCCCCGACCGCCCCGGCCGCGCGGGCGCCGTGA
- a CDS encoding diguanylate cyclase, giving the protein MALPAAAQAPAEDARVLVLDGAWKAARGDRGAWADPALDDRAWTPVAVPGDWEQAFPDYDGFGWYRRTVELPRDVADGPVGIVFGTVGDAFEVYWNGVKVGGAGRFPPRFVEGVGPTLLMVPPQALARRPGGPHVLAVRVYNDYAYGGILSPVKVGPYEALARQRSPRDVVIGGLVSFFLAIGVYHFAFFLRRRQARENLYFALLSLAVSVYGATFSGAVAGAVLPYLNPYRLGLMALLAGGPFFVALVYNLFDLRYRRREHAVTAAFLAAAAVASLLPLGVLAELNKWIDAALAVGMLAIVARAARASVGRRPHARLLVAGTAAFAFAFVYDLASERQLVPVARVLPGVPSLFWIGFLVFVVTVGIATAGKWALTEVTALVDPLTELSRRHVLEEALRREADRIVRSGGSLALVMVDLDFFKQVNDAHGHRVGDQVLARVGRLLRSTARNIDLPARWGGEEFAVLLYDSGMEGALSFAERFRAHLREVRVAVPGGAVQVTASVGIAVGAGLVDADALIDAADHALYRAKGEGRDRLVGVNVAAGAAAPVPAPAPREAAYAEKR; this is encoded by the coding sequence ATGGCACTTCCCGCCGCGGCCCAGGCCCCGGCGGAGGACGCGCGCGTGCTGGTGCTGGACGGCGCCTGGAAGGCCGCGCGCGGCGACCGGGGCGCCTGGGCCGACCCGGCGCTCGACGACCGCGCCTGGACGCCGGTCGCCGTCCCGGGCGACTGGGAGCAGGCGTTCCCGGACTACGACGGCTTCGGCTGGTACCGGCGCACGGTGGAACTGCCGCGGGACGTCGCCGACGGGCCGGTGGGGATCGTCTTCGGCACCGTGGGCGACGCCTTCGAGGTGTACTGGAACGGGGTGAAGGTGGGCGGCGCGGGGCGCTTCCCGCCGCGCTTCGTGGAGGGGGTGGGTCCCACGCTGCTGATGGTGCCGCCCCAGGCGCTGGCCCGGCGCCCGGGAGGGCCGCACGTGCTCGCGGTGCGCGTCTACAACGACTACGCGTACGGCGGGATCCTCAGCCCCGTGAAGGTGGGGCCCTACGAGGCGCTGGCCCGGCAGCGCTCCCCGCGCGACGTGGTGATCGGCGGGCTGGTGTCGTTCTTCCTGGCCATCGGCGTCTACCACTTCGCCTTCTTCCTGCGCCGCCGGCAGGCGCGCGAGAACCTGTACTTCGCGCTGCTGAGCCTGGCGGTCTCCGTCTACGGCGCCACCTTCTCGGGCGCGGTGGCGGGGGCGGTGCTCCCGTACCTGAACCCGTACCGCCTGGGGCTGATGGCGCTCCTGGCGGGGGGGCCGTTCTTCGTGGCGCTGGTCTACAACCTCTTCGACCTGCGCTACCGCCGGCGCGAGCACGCGGTGACCGCCGCCTTCCTGGCCGCGGCGGCGGTGGCGTCCCTGCTGCCGCTGGGGGTGCTGGCCGAGCTCAACAAGTGGATCGACGCGGCGCTGGCGGTGGGGATGCTGGCGATCGTGGCGCGCGCGGCGCGGGCCTCGGTGGGGCGCCGGCCGCACGCGCGGCTGCTGGTGGCGGGCACCGCCGCCTTCGCCTTCGCCTTCGTGTACGACCTGGCCAGCGAGCGCCAGCTGGTGCCGGTGGCGCGGGTGCTCCCCGGGGTGCCGTCGCTCTTCTGGATCGGCTTCCTGGTGTTCGTGGTGACGGTGGGGATCGCCACGGCGGGGAAGTGGGCGCTCACCGAGGTCACCGCGCTGGTGGACCCGCTCACCGAGCTGTCGCGCCGGCACGTGCTGGAGGAGGCGCTGCGCCGCGAGGCCGACCGCATCGTCAGGAGCGGGGGCTCGCTGGCGCTGGTGATGGTGGACCTGGACTTCTTCAAGCAGGTCAACGACGCCCACGGCCACCGCGTGGGCGACCAGGTGCTGGCGCGGGTGGGCCGGCTGCTGCGCTCCACGGCGCGCAACATCGACCTCCCCGCGCGCTGGGGCGGCGAAGAGTTCGCGGTGCTCCTCTACGACTCGGGGATGGAGGGGGCGCTCTCGTTCGCGGAGCGCTTCCGGGCGCACCTGCGCGAGGTCCGGGTGGCGGTCCCCGGCGGCGCGGTGCAGGTGACGGCCAGCGTGGGGATCGCGGTGGGCGCCGGGCTGGTGGACGCCGACGCCCTGATCGACGCCGCCGACCACGCCCTCTACCGCGCCAAGGGCGAGGGCCGCGACCGCCTGGTGGGCGTCAACGTCGCCGCGGGCGCGGCGGCCCCGGTCCCGGCCCCGGCCCCGCGCGAGGCGGCGTACGCGGAGAAGCGGTAG
- a CDS encoding protein phosphatase 2C domain-containing protein codes for MRLSWEAAGATHVGLVRAGNEDAFLIDAPRGVFLVADGMGGHAAGEVASAIAVEAVGTALREGVDRGLRADDLARAMEESFRLANEAILAYSAENPATTGMGTTATALVVCDDGTFRLGHIGDSRMYVLRDGRLFQVTRDHTWVQQEVEAGRLSERGSRRHRLSHVLTRALGADLDQPDVYAGTFLPGDVVLLATDGLTGMLGDKSLRRILSRPDPLADRVALLIDGANVRGGRDNITVVLVRFFDPDSPAGAGDETP; via the coding sequence GTGAGGCTCTCCTGGGAGGCCGCGGGCGCCACCCACGTGGGGCTGGTGCGCGCGGGGAACGAGGACGCGTTCCTCATCGACGCCCCGCGCGGGGTGTTCCTGGTAGCCGACGGGATGGGCGGGCACGCCGCGGGCGAGGTGGCCAGCGCCATCGCCGTGGAGGCGGTGGGGACGGCGCTGCGCGAGGGGGTGGACCGGGGCCTCCGGGCCGACGACCTGGCGCGGGCGATGGAGGAGTCGTTCCGGCTGGCGAACGAGGCGATCCTGGCCTACTCGGCCGAGAACCCCGCCACCACGGGGATGGGCACCACGGCCACCGCGCTGGTGGTGTGCGACGACGGCACCTTCCGCCTGGGCCACATCGGCGACAGCCGCATGTACGTGCTGCGCGACGGGCGCCTCTTCCAGGTGACGCGCGACCACACCTGGGTGCAGCAGGAGGTGGAGGCCGGGCGCCTGAGCGAGCGCGGGTCGCGCCGCCACCGCCTGTCGCACGTGCTCACCCGCGCGCTGGGCGCCGACCTGGACCAGCCCGACGTCTACGCCGGCACCTTCCTCCCCGGCGACGTGGTGCTGCTGGCCACCGACGGCCTCACCGGGATGCTGGGTGACAAGTCGCTGCGCCGCATCCTCTCCCGCCCCGACCCCCTGGCCGACCGCGTGGCGCTCCTCATCGACGGCGCCAACGTGCGCGGCGGCCGCGACAACATCACCGTGGTCCTGGTGCGCTTCTTCGACCCCGACTCTCCGGCGGGCGCAGGGGACGAAACCCCATAA